The following coding sequences are from one Epilithonimonas vandammei window:
- a CDS encoding type II toxin-antitoxin system RelE/ParE family toxin: protein MELKIFWSQLAEDQLIDIFQAGVKIAKKIVTDIVDKTIDIDKNPKIGQTEELLKDRKQEFRYLVSSNYKIIYYINLETQRIVIANVFDTRQNPEKLSETK, encoded by the coding sequence ATGGAGTTAAAGATTTTTTGGTCACAACTTGCAGAAGACCAATTGATAGATATTTTTCAAGCTGGTGTCAAAATTGCAAAGAAAATCGTGACTGATATTGTTGATAAAACAATTGACATTGACAAAAATCCAAAAATAGGACAAACCGAAGAGCTTTTGAAAGATAGAAAACAAGAATTTCGGTATTTGGTTTCGAGCAATTATAAAATAATTTACTACATCAATTTGGAAACTCAAAGAATTGTGATTGCCAATGTTTTTGACACAAGGCAAAATCCAGAAAAACTGAGTGAAACAAAATAA